The genomic DNA TTCAACCTTGTTTGCAAAGGGGTTTCTTCGTTGATGTCATTGCTTATGGAACTCATCATTTGTCCCCATGTTGTGTTCATACCAACCGATGTAACGAGCATTTTTGCATATCCATCGACAACTTTTGTTCCGGAAAGCAAAAAAGGATGAAAGTTTTGATTAATCTCTACATGATCGCTCTCACCGGTCATGCTCGATTCATCAACTCTCAACGAATGTCCATCTACGAACAATCCATCGGCTGGTACTTGATCACCAATCTTCAAACAAAcaacatcaccaacaacaatatcGAATATTGATACCTTTTGTCGGCGCCCACTACGAACCAAATCAATTTGAATATCATTGCTCACTTGAGACAATTTAtcaaattgtttgttttgtttaaagTTGCTTATTGCAGACATTGAAATAACAATGAAAACAGCTAGAAAAATGCTGCCACCATCATACCAACCTTCTTTGATTCCATGTTCCTTGATTCCAAAGCCAAGTGAAAGAGTAGCACAAACCAAAAGAATAAGAATTGTTACATCcttaaaagcttcaacaacaaaatgaaagaaactTTTAGAAGGTGGTTTTTTGTAAGTGTTGGAACCAAACACTTGTTGTCTAATTGAAATGTCATGAAAATCATCATCATGACTTCTGATACCAAACTCAACGTTGGTTTTAAGTGATGAAGCAACACCTTCAACTCCACCATGTTTCTGAAGTGTATCAATGCTTTTCTCTTTGACAATATCTATGAGAGTTTCTTGATCAATGGTAAAAGAGTGAGGTGAACTTAAATCAACCACGGTGAAAGATGGGGTAGgagtgatttttgtttttttggtagaatatGACATGAAAGCCCTAGAACAATAGATTTTCATGAAGGCGTTGTGCCATCTTATATTGTTTGGGCTGTTGGTGTTTGGTGCATTGAGAAGTGTCTCAATGTGGTTCAAGTTTGTGAACAAGGGCATTGACATGGTTTCGATATCAAAAGTATAATAACAACGATTTTGAGATAACAATAATAAGATGAATATATGAAGAAGGGAATGAATTGAATGATTGAGACTATAGTTGACACAATATTACCAATGCACGTATATATGTGAAATTGATGTAACAAAGGTGATGAGGCTAAATATTGGAAGATAAACACTATGGGTTTTGAATATTGATGGTGCAACAAACTAGCATATTATATATAATGTTAATTTACGCGCTAACTTATAAATGCAGTATATTCCTTAACATGCAAGATTCAATTTCTTgataaggattaaaaaaaacGAACTTCTCTTTGTTTTAGGAAAGAAGGAagtttttagcaaaaaaaaaaaaaaaaaaaaaaaaggaagaaaggaaGTGAGGGAGGAAGTTGCTAGGAAGTAGTAGTGGAGATGCTTTAATTACTTAGCAATTTGGTATGTTTGACATCACAGTCAGCAAGATTGCATAAGATGAAGCTACGATATACCCCACGTATGCgctctttctttcatttttcgaCATGTAGTCCAATTTAAGAGtaaagttaatttatattttattttatgctttttCATTAATACAGTTATCCCAAATATGGCATATCAAATTTCAAAGGTAATACCATTAAATATTGtatatttttggtcaaaaatttattatactCCCTCGTCCCATAATTTTATTGAGTTATTCTTATTAAGTATTGGTTTGTTgttattatcataaaatagaaaataaaaaataataacttgtGAATAATATACAgagtataatttaaaaaaattataccatcTCGAATATTGAAAGTGGCactctttttgtgaaaaaatcttttttgtAAATGAGATAGTTATTACATGAACGAGAGAGGgagtatttttcttataaaaatactACGGtgtttttttggtcaaaagaCATCAAACACAGTAATACAGTATGGTCTacagtccaaatacattcacttttgttgacctaaatttctcttataaataggaccggaggtagtattttttaaaatttaaaggagAATTAAATATGGTATGTGAAATTTCAAGTCTAAACCAATGGTAAATACATAGAAAATACCAGAAATTTCCATGGATATCTATTACCCACATAAATAGTTATGGATATAAACGAGGATGAAGAAAAGTACTAGCCACTAGCTGACTCATAGCCATAACCCCAACTATTTCTTCACCATATACTCGGGACATTTAGTTAGCTACCAACTGTGAAGCCCCGATGCTTCAAAATAGATGACGTACCGTATCCCCTGcatatcctgcaccgatacctgcccgatacttcccgatacgtatccgaagagtatccaaatattaaattttattttttaaaaaaataattatccgatacatcccgatacgcacggatacttgtgttttttatattattttgatttttgtgtaaaaaataagaataaaaacattatattactataatatatatacatttcctttatctttctttggtgccagtacgacccacaccacaccacacaaccaattgcatctttccctttctaagaaattagggttccaactttttcttccaaagtggTCGCCGTCCACTTTGGCCACCGTCGAACTATCCAAAAGCTTGCTTTAAAGCTTCCTGTGCAACCTTGTTCTTCCTCCTGTTGTGAGAGAAATTTGAgtactttctcttttatccattctttgaaaagaaacaaaatggatCCAAAAAGGGTAGAAGATTTGGTTTATGTGCATATTAATCTTCGACTATTGTCAAGGAAAGAATGTGGATATAAGAAAGGACAATCAAGAATGTGGGACATTAGAGGAGATGCGCATGAACCGCTTGATGGTGTTGGAATTGAGTTAGCAGAGTTGTCTTTGGATGAACCGGATTTGGAAGTTGATCTGTATCTTGATGATGGGAATGGAGGAGAGGAGATGTAAACGTCAGTTACTTGTTAGTGTTAACTCTTAgtactgatgtgttctttttttggatatagtgattcttttttggatcgatatagtatatcACTAACAAGTTCATTTTGGATATAGTGTAGCATTGATGTATAACAAtgatggtgctctttttggtatatattgcgtatgtaattgactaatgaccactctcttaatcgtcaatattatatttatattaatgtgctacgagcctggtttcttgtgtttgttaatatacttgcataataaaaaaatggttataattatatagtacatttaattatataattttttttattaacgtatcccagccatatcgtatcttgatttttgaaattttgccgtatcgacgtatcggtgcagtatcgtatctgtatcgtatctcgtatccgggcttcacaTGCTACCAATCATTCAACACcatgaaagtaaaagaataCTAATATATTACTCCCTCTAATCTCAAGTATGAgaaataagcaaaaaataataatatatgtatttggtCCAAACCAACCCACTACAAGTATGTAAGGCATGCATGTTTCATTGACTTACTCTTTGAGCATTTATTTTAAGACGAGTTTCAATGTCTTTGCATGTTTCCAACCTGTTGTTCTAAGACTCTCAGGAGGATTAGGGCGAGCAGAGACATATCAAGAGCAAGTATGGAAGGATTGCAAATTTCTCAACATATTTTCTTTTGGTGGATTGAATATTCATTAGTGAAAAAACTATTAatgaataaatcaaataatttatattaatggATGATTAACCAATTGAACTTTAATGAACTTCTAATGGATTATAAATGGATTAATTAATTGTATCAAACCAATCTATTTGCAAAATCTAGTGGAGTTTATAGCAGAATGGAGCAAAGCATGTGCggtttactttttatttttaaattacggcactttaaaatattttttaagaagttaacaTATTAGCATGATaaacgatcatataatacttaaatcatacttaatttattttaaaaaaacatataataattcataatttaaaaaaagaaaagtaaaccctcctctacctcccttcccctcctaaaccttcaatccaaacacaccctcaAATTCAATTGATTCAAGTAAAGctttcttcataaattttattttaaattttcttgttaATACCTGTTTTAAAGTTACAAAGTTTTTGGTACCGTTTTTGGTTCAACGAGTCAGCATTTGTAGTCTAGTTTTACAATACCAACTTTACTTGGTTGACTTATTGAAAGTGATCAATGCAGAAGAGAAAAAGTTGAGTTAATTTTCAACTTAGACCTGTCCTAACTTGAGGAAGTTAGGCTAGTGGACCAACTGTCCCTGTCAAATGTCAgtagaaaaattgaaaaccttacatgatttttcttaaaaaggTCAAATGCAATCAACACTGAAATCAAGAATATGCACACTAAGAATTCCTTTGATAATAATGTATTGATACATATTTGCAGCTACCTCTAATCTGAAACTGTGCTACGCACAACTTACAAGCTATAACTCACTGTTTTGCACCAAATTAGGATTTTCTGTGGTTAAAAAATAGTACAGTTAACAAGATTGGTAAATTAAAGTCATTAAACGAAGATCAAATGACtcatattttgaatttatgtttTAAGTTCCATTTGCAAAATTCGTAATATGAGCTATTCAACACGGCTTCAATTTACTATCCATGGTGGTTGTACTGTACAGTACTATTTAATTCTGCACCATTTTTTCATTGCAGGAACTAGGAGTCTTTTTTGCACTTACCTAGTGATTTCTAaaccaagaaaaataattgATGGTAGACTAATCATAGGAAAAAGACAATTGTGCCTATACTAGCTATAAGAAAAAGGCATAAGCAAGTAATGCAGGTATAATTCATCATGTTGGTAGTTGTGTTTGTTGTGTTTGGCATGAAGATAAATTTGTATTGAGATTTGACACAGCAAAGCAATTGGTGCTATCAGAAATTGCATCAAGCTTTCTTGGCCTCTGAGCACTAGGATGCTGAATAATTACCAGAACTTCGTTTTTGGAGCATTCATCATGACGAGTGGACGTTGGCTACAAAAGATGAGATGAATTATTTGAACTTCATAACAAGTGTATGAgtaaaagtaatttatttaacttatgaatgaataaataacAGAAGACAGAAGTCACCAAAAGATTGTATAAATTAGTTAACTATCCATCTAAGAACGTTAAAGCATGTTTGTACACTTACCAACCCAATGTGCCATTCGTGACTGCTAAATTCTTTAAAGGTTGCTGCATCCATTTCCTGCACCATAAGGTACAAATTaagatcttcttctttttttttttatgttgataaaCGCAAATTAAGATCTTCTTTTCCAAAAAGTAAGACTTAATGGAACTCCAACCTAAAGAGGCTACATTGAAAACATCATTTACTACTAATGTTTCAATGTCACATAACATATGATAACAACCACAATGATACATTTCATTGAGATCATGAACATGTCGTGAAGATCGATAGCTTACAATACTGTAGATGGGCGGCACCAGAGTCACGCCTTTAGACTTTGTGGCAGGCATAACAGAGAAGTGTGGTGCCAAATCTTGTGATCTGAAAATCCATCTGCAGGTTAAGGAATGGATTAAAAACTATTTGAGATTACAATTGGACACATAATTGAAGGAAAATCATGATTAGTTTTCTTGCACCGCTTCgtttttattaagaaatttgataaatttCAGGGAATTCAAGGGTTAATTGCAGTGGAACATAGATAAGCATACCCAATGTACACAAAGATGCAAAATTGCGTCCATTCTCTGATCAATAAGCGAAGCCAGTAATTCTCTGAGGAGTCATAAATGTTCATATATATCTACAATTAACGGGCTTGTCAAAATCACATATGTACTAATATATCATTGTTCATGAAAGTGTACCAAATAAATCCCAAATATAATACCATAGTTTCTGCCATAGCTACCATCTGCATTGCACCCTGAAATTTCCTGcacaaaataagaaaagatGTTAACTACCAAAGTATGAATTACTGTTTACATGAGATGATATGCATATCTATGGCATTAGGGAAGAAATTACTCATACACTTCTAAGATGTGCAACACTTACTTGAACATTATGTACTTTTTATACACAGCATCATGCATTGCTCGAACATCCTCATTTTCTATAATGCCCAATTGTTCTCGCAACACCAGTAGGTTTTGGGATATATGGTGGAATATTAcatagaatgaaataaaataatttaaaagcaAAAGCACCTGTACATTTGTTTAAATATGGATTAGCATCAAAGGAATAAACATGTTTATTATAGATCACAAAttttccatttaaaaaataaagtactTTCAGTTGAACTTCATATTACAGTGACCATCTAAGAAACTTACAGTGAAGTATGGTACAGAAGCCTTGTAACCAACTAGAGTTAAGTAAAAGACACATGCAAGTGCGGCAGTTGAACGGCGTTCATTTAAAGAAAGGTGCTCACACATGATGCAGTAACCATGAGCAATGAGcaaaaaggaaacaaaagcaGCTGTCTGAAACAACACGCCAGTTACGTATACACCAAATGACATCCACAAAGAGCATGCCTGAAAATTGAAGCATGAATACCTGCAAGAATAGTGTCACAAATACAACTATACGAATTTCACACCACTAGGATATGCTGTTAAAAGAGATTCAAGTATGCCAAGCCTTCTTCAACCTCACTCACACCAGAAGAGTCATTTGCAAACTAACATTTATGCATTTCGGGCTACCTTGACAAAGACCTCATACAACTACTACTTTAAAATGTAATTGATTCTCCATTATATACAGTAATTCTACAAATAAACATCAAAACTAATGTTAATAATTTGTGCCCACTGCCCCTTGCGTGTGAATAACTATCGTAATTCATGCAAATAGAACACTtagatttataatattatactaCTAAATTATCTTTTCATTTTCGGTAAGGCTAATAAGTCCTTGTTTGAACTTAATGGAAGATACAATATAATCCAAGtataaacatcaaaataccaaatTTTAGGCTTCAAACAAGGTCCGGAACGTACCAGAAGAGGAAGGATAGCATGAGCTGCAATGCTTTAATCAATGGAATCGAAGTAAGTGCCCACTGCAAATTATTCCACTGCTCTAGCAAAAcaatatcaaaaaataaataaataaacagttacaagttacaacaacaacaattttcgtAAAGTcgaactattttcatataagctataaactattTTCGTAAGTTATCCTAGAAAGTTTAtagaaaatagcttatacacaTGTCATAAGCAGTTTTCATAAactctctcaaacagtctcacatGCTATGTCAATAGATAGATTCAAATAACTCAATCCAAACGGACGCTAACTCATTTTTGTTCTACGGAACATATTAAAGTCACAGAAATCACATACCATTTAgttaaatttacattttttttaacaaaattaactaTTCTTTTTACAGGAATAAAAAAGAATTCTTTTAGTTTTACTAAAATATTATGTGTTCTtcgtaaaattaattttttttccggTTGCAtgtcaataaaacaaaaggggTGAAACTAAAATAACAAAACAGAGTCCAAAACTAGCAACAAAAAACAGTCCTCATTTCTCAACATAGAAACATTCAGTTTgaaattcaattattcattatCATCTAAAATTGAAACTAACATGCTACAATTATGAAGAATGAAATCGATAGGAACCTGAAAATGGCGGGTTTTGTAAGTATAAGCGGTCCATGAACAAGCTGAGACGAACCAGATTGACAAGAAGGTTAGATATAGCGATGGAAGTGATCGATAAGACTCGTCTACTCCGTCGCCGGAGCTCATCGTTTGGTTGCCGGCGAAATGAAGTTGTGTGATAACTGTGAGTTAATGTGGTGGCGTTGTTGTGTTAAGTTCGTGCGCCCACCAAGCACATTTTATACGCTATACTTTTTCTACACGTCTCAAACGTGGCACTTTGCACTTTCAACTTTCAAATGATCCAAAAATAACCATAAGAAttgactttaaaaaaattaagaataaatttaagaGTTTCAATTGGAATACTTTCTTTTGCCTCACATGTGTTGTGTGATGGATGTGAGTTAGAAATTTTACATTTAGACGttcaacaacatataattgaGATGATTTAAATATTTATCGTATGTGATTTCTTATATTGCATGTCAATGATCATTGATTTACTTAATGATATAATAGGTTCGATGAAATATTAAACCTCATTTACCTTATAAaactattttctatttttaaaatttgtgttaatttCACTTGTTAAAATTAGCATTCCTATATGAACAATTACAACACGCATCCTTAAAGTAGTATTTAtcttttgtaattaaaaaaaaaaaagtagaatttaTCTTCTCTATACATCTTAAGTGTCTTTCATCTTTTTACTAACaagttattaaaataaaaatatttttttttgtcaaatctcTAGTGGCTAAAAATTCACCttttaaaagtgaataaataaggtGTTTGTGGTTCGAACTCTGACCCTTATATGTTACAATGTATTGTCTCTaccaatagaaaatatttttacaaaataaatgtgtctaattttttcatgttttctttaatggcaaatatgagaatattatttgttatgttagtatttttctttttggcaGGTCTAGAGCCTTGTTATGtcagtatttttctttttgtcggGACTTAAACCTGAACTTTAacttttcaacttttttaatcTCTCAGCTCAAACCAATTGAGTTATTCAACACCCTtaactttttgaaaattgattttctaacatcaaaaatTTCCTAACAACatagaaaaaaatacataaatgccTCCGACTAATTAACTACCGCTAGCTTATAACTAGAAAACtgacggtagttaactgtcgttggTTTTTTAATCATCTCCATATGTTTATAGGAAACATTGGAAGTCAAAAAAAGAAGCTTCTAACTTTTTATGCTGTAttgtaagttttaaaatgtaacTATAAAA from Medicago truncatula cultivar Jemalong A17 chromosome 8, MtrunA17r5.0-ANR, whole genome shotgun sequence includes the following:
- the LOC11428603 gene encoding uncharacterized protein isoform X1, with translation MSSGDGVDESYRSLPSLYLTFLSIWFVSACSWTAYTYKTRHFQWNNLQWALTSIPLIKALQLMLSFLFWYSCFNFQACSLWMSFGVYVTGVLFQTAAFVSFLLIAHGYCIMCEHLSLNERRSTAALACVFYLTLVGYKASVPYFTVLLLLNYFISFYVIFHHISQNLLVLREQLGIIENEDVRAMHDAVYKKYIMFKKFQGAMQMVAMAETMIYMNIYDSSENYWLRLLIREWTQFCIFVYIGWIFRSQDLAPHFSVMPATKSKGVTLVPPIYSIEMDAATFKEFSSHEWHIGLPTSTRHDECSKNEVLVIIQHPSAQRPRKLDAISDSTNCFAVSNLNTNLSSCQTQQTQLPT
- the LOC11428603 gene encoding uncharacterized protein isoform X2 gives rise to the protein MDRLYLQNPPFSEQWNNLQWALTSIPLIKALQLMLSFLFWYSCFNFQACSLWMSFGVYVTGVLFQTAAFVSFLLIAHGYCIMCEHLSLNERRSTAALACVFYLTLVGYKASVPYFTVLLLLNYFISFYVIFHHISQNLLVLREQLGIIENEDVRAMHDAVYKKYIMFKKFQGAMQMVAMAETMIYMNIYDSSENYWLRLLIREWTQFCIFVYIGWIFRSQDLAPHFSVMPATKSKGVTLVPPIYSIEMDAATFKEFSSHEWHIGLPTSTRHDECSKNEVLVIIQHPSAQRPRKLDAISDSTNCFAVSNLNTNLSSCQTQQTQLPT